One genomic window of Azospirillum sp. TSH100 includes the following:
- a CDS encoding NADH-quinone oxidoreductase subunit A yields the protein MSTPLIIEYLPILVFLLIGIALAAVMVGASYVISPKNPDAEKVSPYECGFEPFEDARTKFDVRFYLVSILFIIFDLEVAFLFPWAVALGDIGLFGFWSMMLFLGILTIGFIYEWKKGALEWE from the coding sequence GTGTCGACTCCGCTGATCATTGAGTATCTTCCGATCCTGGTGTTTCTGCTGATCGGCATCGCGCTGGCCGCGGTGATGGTGGGGGCATCCTACGTCATCAGCCCGAAGAACCCGGACGCCGAGAAGGTCTCCCCCTACGAATGCGGCTTCGAGCCGTTCGAGGACGCGCGCACCAAGTTTGACGTGCGGTTCTACCTGGTCTCGATCCTGTTCATCATCTTCGACCTGGAAGTCGCCTTCCTGTTCCCGTGGGCGGTCGCGCTCGGTGACATCGGGCTGTTCGGCTTCTGGTCTATGATGCTGTTCCTGGGCATCCTGACCATCGGCTTCATTTATGAGTGGAAGAAAGGAGCTCTGGAATGGGAGTAG
- a CDS encoding DsbA family oxidoreductase gives MLIETFADLICPWCYIGKRRLDRALTQRPNLRPELRWQPFQLNPDMPRGGMSRDDYLAAKFGGTERARQIHRVVEDTATRDGLPLALDRIQRTPNSFDAHRLVRIASRQGLGNAMADALFAAYFVEGVDIGDPDALASVAAGLGMNFVETRRQLSSDAESAAVQAADALARQMGLQAVPCYIFNRRYALSGAQEPASFLPLLDLGSEEPENLSVVSG, from the coding sequence ATGCTGATCGAAACCTTCGCCGACCTGATCTGCCCCTGGTGCTACATCGGCAAGCGCCGGCTCGACCGTGCGCTGACGCAGCGGCCCAACCTGCGCCCGGAACTCCGCTGGCAGCCGTTTCAACTGAACCCGGACATGCCGCGCGGCGGGATGTCGCGCGACGACTATCTGGCCGCCAAGTTCGGCGGGACGGAGCGGGCGCGGCAGATTCACCGGGTGGTGGAGGACACGGCGACGCGCGATGGGCTGCCGCTGGCGCTCGACCGCATCCAGCGCACGCCCAACAGCTTCGACGCTCACCGGCTGGTCCGCATCGCCAGCCGCCAGGGGCTGGGCAATGCGATGGCCGACGCGCTGTTCGCCGCCTATTTCGTCGAAGGCGTAGACATCGGCGATCCGGACGCGCTGGCCAGCGTCGCCGCCGGGCTGGGGATGAATTTCGTCGAGACACGGCGCCAACTGTCCAGCGACGCCGAATCGGCCGCTGTCCAGGCCGCCGATGCGCTGGCCCGCCAGATGGGGCTGCAGGCGGTGCCCTGCTACATCTTCAACAGACGCTATGCGCTGTCCGGCGCTCAGGAGCCGGCAAGCTTCCTGCCGCTGCTCGACCTCGGCAGCGAGGAGCCGGAAAACCTGTCGGTCGTCTCAGGCTGA
- a CDS encoding propionyl-CoA synthetase: protein MSPTASATTAELFDQMHARSLSDPAGFWGEAAKDISWFKPWDKVLDDSNAPFYRWFTGGELNTCYNAVDRHVEGGRGAQAAIIYDSPVTQTVQTITYAELQDQVARFAGALRAQGVEKGDRVLLYMPMIPQSLVAMLACARLGAVHSVVFGGFAPHELATRIDDAKPKAIVSASCGIEPNRIVKYKPMLDAAIEQSAHKPSSVIVWQRPQETATLIAGRDVDWAEAVAMAEPAECVAVKATDPLYILYTSGTTGQPKGVVRDNGGHAVALRWTMTNIYNVKPGEVYWAASDVGWVVGHSYIVYAPLLTGCTTVVFEGKPVGTPDPGTFWRVIEQHKVGTLFTAPTAFRAIKREDPDANYLKKYDLSHFRALFLAGERSDPDTLHWAEDNLKVPVIDHWWQTETGWAISGNPLGVHLFPIKYGSATRPMPGWDVRVLNAELKEVPRGDIGAICVKLPLPPGTLPTLWNADERFKKSYLADYPGYYQTGDAGFIDDDGYVYVMARTDDIINVAGHRLSTGAMEEVLSSHKDVAECAVIGVADDLKGQVPLGFVCLKAGVTRPHEEIVKEVVQLVREQIGPVADFKRALVVDRLPKTRSGKILRGTMQKIADSQDYKMPATIDDPGILPEIAEALKTLGYAKTGGTPA, encoded by the coding sequence ATGAGCCCGACTGCCAGCGCCACGACTGCAGAGCTTTTCGACCAGATGCATGCCCGCTCCCTGTCGGACCCCGCGGGGTTCTGGGGCGAGGCGGCGAAGGACATTTCCTGGTTCAAGCCGTGGGACAAGGTGCTGGACGACAGCAACGCCCCCTTCTACCGCTGGTTCACCGGCGGGGAGCTGAACACCTGCTACAACGCGGTGGACCGCCATGTGGAAGGCGGGCGCGGCGCCCAGGCGGCGATCATCTATGACAGCCCGGTCACCCAGACCGTCCAGACCATCACCTACGCCGAGTTGCAGGATCAGGTCGCCCGCTTCGCTGGCGCGTTGCGCGCCCAGGGGGTGGAGAAGGGTGATCGCGTCCTTCTCTATATGCCGATGATCCCGCAGTCGCTGGTCGCCATGCTGGCCTGTGCCCGCCTGGGGGCGGTCCATTCGGTGGTTTTCGGCGGCTTCGCCCCGCACGAACTGGCGACGCGCATCGACGACGCCAAGCCGAAGGCCATCGTCTCGGCCTCCTGCGGCATCGAGCCGAACCGCATCGTCAAGTACAAGCCGATGCTGGACGCCGCCATCGAGCAGTCGGCGCACAAGCCCTCCAGCGTCATCGTCTGGCAGCGCCCTCAGGAGACGGCGACCCTGATCGCCGGCCGCGATGTCGATTGGGCCGAGGCGGTGGCGATGGCCGAACCGGCGGAATGCGTGGCCGTGAAGGCGACCGACCCGCTCTACATCCTCTACACCTCCGGCACGACCGGCCAGCCCAAGGGCGTGGTGCGCGACAATGGCGGCCACGCGGTGGCGCTGCGCTGGACCATGACCAACATCTACAACGTCAAGCCGGGCGAGGTGTATTGGGCGGCGTCGGACGTGGGCTGGGTCGTCGGCCACTCCTACATCGTCTATGCGCCGCTGCTGACCGGCTGCACGACGGTGGTGTTCGAGGGCAAGCCGGTCGGTACCCCCGATCCGGGCACCTTCTGGCGCGTGATCGAGCAGCACAAGGTCGGCACCCTGTTCACCGCTCCGACCGCCTTCCGCGCCATCAAGCGCGAGGATCCGGACGCCAATTACCTGAAGAAGTACGACCTGTCGCACTTCCGCGCCCTGTTCCTGGCCGGTGAGCGGTCCGACCCCGACACGCTGCACTGGGCCGAGGACAATCTGAAGGTCCCGGTGATCGACCACTGGTGGCAGACCGAGACCGGCTGGGCGATCTCCGGCAACCCGCTGGGCGTCCACCTGTTCCCGATCAAGTACGGTTCGGCCACCCGTCCAATGCCGGGCTGGGACGTACGCGTGCTGAACGCCGAGCTGAAGGAGGTTCCGCGCGGCGACATCGGCGCCATCTGCGTGAAGCTGCCGCTCCCTCCGGGTACGCTGCCGACGCTGTGGAACGCCGACGAGCGCTTCAAGAAGTCCTACCTCGCCGACTATCCCGGCTACTACCAGACGGGCGACGCCGGCTTCATCGACGATGACGGCTATGTCTATGTCATGGCCCGCACCGACGACATCATCAACGTCGCCGGCCACCGCCTGTCCACCGGCGCGATGGAAGAGGTGTTGTCGAGCCACAAGGACGTCGCCGAATGCGCGGTGATCGGCGTGGCCGACGACCTGAAGGGGCAGGTGCCGCTGGGCTTCGTCTGCCTGAAGGCCGGTGTCACCCGCCCGCATGAGGAGATCGTCAAGGAGGTCGTTCAGCTGGTGCGTGAGCAGATCGGCCCGGTCGCCGACTTCAAGCGCGCCCTGGTGGTCGACCGCCTGCCGAAGACGCGCTCGGGCAAGATCCTGCGCGGCACCATGCAGAAGATCGCCGACAGCCAGGACTACAAGATGCCGGCCACCATCGACGATCCGGGCATCCTGCCGGAGATCGCCGAGGCGCTGAAGACGCTGGGTTACGCCAAGACCGGCGGCACGCCGGCCTGA
- a CDS encoding DUF3574 domain-containing protein produces MRPITMPIPRIVPSLSSAVLSILLLANPATAQLAPAPTQIPAAPSFVCETYAAGAMIEAQLFFGRNISDALGVSERDWADFLNAEVTPRFPNGLTVTDGSGHWRDAETGRLVREPSKILTLLADGDPATLRLIREIVDLYKARYHQQSVALVVRPVCVSF; encoded by the coding sequence ATGCGCCCCATCACGATGCCCATCCCGCGGATTGTCCCGAGCCTGTCGTCCGCCGTCCTGTCGATCCTTCTGCTGGCCAATCCGGCAACGGCCCAGCTGGCGCCGGCCCCGACCCAGATACCGGCGGCGCCGTCGTTCGTCTGCGAGACGTACGCCGCCGGCGCGATGATCGAGGCGCAATTGTTCTTTGGTCGCAACATCAGCGACGCGCTTGGCGTCAGCGAGCGCGACTGGGCTGATTTCCTGAATGCCGAGGTGACGCCGCGCTTTCCCAACGGCCTGACCGTCACCGATGGCTCGGGCCACTGGCGCGACGCCGAGACCGGGCGACTGGTGCGGGAACCCAGCAAAATCCTGACGCTGCTGGCCGATGGCGATCCGGCGACGCTGCGGCTGATCCGTGAAATCGTCGATCTGTACAAGGCGCGCTACCACCAGCAGTCGGTCGCGCTGGTCGTGCGGCCGGTCTGCGTTTCCTTTTGA
- a CDS encoding LysE/ArgO family amino acid transporter gives MASTDFGTAAMIDFLPAFLPGLFLGFSLIVAIGAQNAFVLRQGLRNEHVLAICATCAVSDAVLILAGVSGFATVAARWPWLEPLMRYAGAAFLLVYGLRSAHSAWQGGSGGLNPADREPGGLLPALLTCLALTWLNPHVYLDTVVLVGSVSARFAEGRGAFALGAMTASCLFFFALGYGARLLRPLFARPTAWRVMDGGIALVMWAIAAGLLMAEVGA, from the coding sequence ATGGCATCCACCGACTTCGGAACCGCCGCAATGATCGACTTCCTCCCCGCCTTCCTCCCGGGCCTGTTCCTCGGCTTCAGCCTGATCGTCGCCATCGGGGCGCAGAATGCCTTCGTGCTGCGCCAGGGTCTGCGCAACGAGCATGTGCTGGCGATCTGCGCCACCTGCGCCGTGTCGGATGCCGTGCTGATTCTGGCGGGGGTGAGCGGATTCGCCACCGTTGCGGCGCGCTGGCCGTGGTTGGAGCCGCTGATGCGCTATGCCGGCGCCGCCTTCCTGCTGGTCTACGGGCTGCGCAGCGCCCACTCGGCCTGGCAGGGTGGCAGCGGCGGGCTGAACCCGGCCGACCGCGAGCCGGGCGGACTGCTGCCGGCGCTGCTGACCTGTCTGGCGCTGACCTGGCTGAACCCGCATGTCTATCTGGACACGGTGGTGCTGGTGGGCTCGGTCTCCGCCCGCTTCGCCGAGGGGCGGGGAGCCTTCGCTCTGGGGGCGATGACGGCATCCTGCCTGTTCTTCTTCGCGCTCGGCTATGGCGCCCGGCTGTTGCGCCCGCTGTTCGCCCGGCCCACCGCCTGGCGGGTGATGGACGGCGGCATCGCCCTGGTGATGTGGGCCATCGCCGCCGGGCTGCTGATGGCGGAGGTGGGGGCCTGA
- a CDS encoding LysR family transcriptional regulator ArgP → MLDYPLLAALAAVIRTGSFERAARQLHVTPSAVSQRVKLLEERLGTVLVVRGQPCTGTAAGQRLCQHVEQVALLESELRGALPGLSLEDGPVTLRIAVNADSLATWFVAAMAELSGCLFDLVLDDQDHSAEWLRKGEVLAAVTASAAPVPGCNSHPLGALRYRATASPAYLRRHFADGVTAENLAAAPCLTFNRKDQLQVQWLRLALSDHESAPVPSPPTHWLPSTHAFVDGALAGMGWGMNPEPLVADHLAAGRLVELVPDLPLDVPLHWQQSRIAGTALAELSRAVLRAGRQALHHVGADTGSTPAG, encoded by the coding sequence ATGCTGGACTATCCGCTGCTGGCGGCGCTGGCCGCCGTGATCCGCACCGGCAGTTTCGAACGCGCCGCCCGGCAGTTGCACGTCACCCCGTCGGCGGTATCGCAGCGGGTGAAGCTGCTGGAGGAGCGGCTGGGTACCGTGCTGGTGGTGCGCGGCCAGCCCTGCACCGGCACCGCCGCCGGCCAGCGCCTGTGCCAGCATGTGGAGCAGGTGGCCCTGCTGGAAAGCGAGCTGCGCGGCGCCCTGCCCGGTCTCAGCCTGGAGGACGGGCCGGTCACCCTGCGGATCGCGGTGAATGCCGACAGTCTGGCCACATGGTTCGTTGCCGCGATGGCCGAGCTTTCCGGCTGCCTGTTCGATCTGGTGCTGGACGACCAGGATCACAGCGCCGAATGGCTGCGCAAGGGCGAGGTTCTGGCTGCCGTCACCGCCAGCGCGGCCCCGGTCCCCGGCTGCAACAGCCATCCGCTGGGCGCGCTGCGCTATCGTGCCACCGCCAGCCCGGCCTACCTGCGCCGCCATTTCGCCGATGGGGTGACGGCGGAGAATCTTGCCGCAGCGCCCTGCCTGACCTTCAACCGCAAGGACCAGCTGCAAGTACAGTGGCTGCGCCTGGCACTGAGCGATCACGAGTCGGCGCCGGTGCCCAGTCCGCCAACCCATTGGCTGCCCTCCACCCACGCCTTCGTCGACGGCGCGCTGGCCGGGATGGGATGGGGGATGAACCCGGAGCCGCTGGTGGCCGATCATCTGGCGGCCGGCCGTCTGGTGGAACTGGTGCCCGATCTGCCGCTGGACGTGCCGCTCCATTGGCAGCAGAGCCGCATCGCCGGTACCGCGCTGGCAGAGTTGTCGCGCGCGGTCCTTCGTGCCGGACGGCAGGCTCTGCACCACGTCGGCGCCGACACCGGAAGCACGCCCGCCGGATGA
- a CDS encoding M3 family oligoendopeptidase encodes MTSSAATAANDTPDLGALPTWDLSDLYPGTESPELKADLDRMERDCKAFRERYAGKLATLSGDDLAAAIRQYEDIDETLSRVMSYAGLVYNGNMVDPAVAKFYQSAQERVNDISAHLIFFTLEINRLDETELTAKQKASSALRHYEPWLRDVRLYRDHQLSDEIERLLHEKHVVGRAAWNRLFDETIASLRFPMGGKDLTCAEALNRLSDRNPAVRREAGEVVGKVLGENARLFALVTNTLAKDKEIEDEWRNYPTPTSARNLSNRVEDEVVDALVSAVKGAYPDLSHRYYAMKAKWFGQDHLDYWDRNAPLPEDADRSIPWTEARDIVLGAYGRFSPDLASLGKRFFDNPWIDAPVRPGKAPGAFAHPTVPSVHPYLLVNYQGKTRDVMTLAHELGHGVHQILAGKQGHFLSDTPLTLAETASVFGEMLTFRALLAAETDPKRRRIMLAGKVEDMLNTVVRQIAFFDFERRVHTERREGELTSDRIGEIWMAVQTESLGPALRFDEGYRHYWSYIPHFIHSPFYVYAYAFGDCLVNSLYAVYQDAETGFAEKYLAMLSAGGTLRHKELLAPFGLDASDPAFWQKGLGVIRGFIDELEAGEAKT; translated from the coding sequence ATGACCAGCAGCGCCGCAACGGCCGCAAACGACACCCCCGATCTGGGGGCGCTTCCCACCTGGGACCTGAGCGACCTCTACCCCGGCACCGAGTCGCCCGAGCTTAAGGCCGACCTCGACCGGATGGAGCGGGACTGCAAGGCCTTCCGCGAGCGCTATGCCGGCAAGCTGGCGACGCTGTCCGGCGACGATCTGGCCGCGGCGATCCGCCAGTATGAGGACATCGACGAGACGCTGTCGCGCGTCATGTCCTATGCCGGGCTGGTCTACAACGGCAACATGGTCGACCCGGCCGTCGCCAAATTCTACCAGTCGGCGCAGGAGCGGGTGAACGACATCTCCGCCCACCTGATCTTCTTCACGCTGGAGATCAACCGGCTCGACGAGACGGAATTGACCGCCAAGCAGAAGGCGTCCTCGGCGCTGCGCCATTACGAACCCTGGCTGCGCGACGTCCGCCTCTACCGCGACCACCAGCTGTCGGACGAGATCGAACGGCTGCTGCACGAAAAGCATGTGGTCGGCCGCGCCGCCTGGAACCGCCTGTTCGACGAGACCATCGCCAGCCTGCGCTTCCCGATGGGCGGGAAGGACCTGACCTGCGCGGAGGCGCTGAACCGCCTGTCGGACCGCAACCCCGCCGTCCGCCGCGAGGCCGGCGAGGTGGTGGGCAAGGTTTTGGGCGAGAATGCGCGGCTGTTCGCCCTGGTCACCAACACGCTGGCCAAGGACAAGGAGATCGAGGACGAGTGGCGCAACTACCCGACGCCGACCTCCGCCCGCAACCTGTCCAACCGGGTCGAGGATGAGGTCGTCGACGCGCTGGTCTCCGCCGTCAAGGGCGCCTATCCGGACCTGTCCCACCGCTATTACGCGATGAAGGCCAAGTGGTTCGGCCAGGACCATCTGGACTACTGGGACCGCAATGCTCCCCTGCCGGAGGATGCCGACCGCAGCATTCCCTGGACCGAGGCGCGCGACATCGTGCTGGGTGCCTATGGCCGCTTCTCCCCCGACCTCGCCAGCCTCGGCAAGCGCTTCTTCGACAATCCCTGGATCGACGCGCCGGTCCGCCCCGGCAAGGCGCCGGGCGCCTTCGCCCACCCGACGGTGCCCAGCGTCCACCCCTATCTGCTGGTGAACTACCAGGGCAAGACGCGCGACGTGATGACGCTCGCCCATGAGCTGGGGCATGGCGTCCACCAGATCCTGGCCGGCAAACAGGGCCATTTCCTGTCCGACACCCCGCTGACCCTGGCGGAGACCGCGTCGGTGTTCGGCGAGATGCTGACCTTCCGCGCCCTGCTGGCGGCCGAGACCGACCCCAAGCGCCGCCGCATCATGCTGGCCGGCAAGGTCGAGGACATGCTGAACACGGTGGTGCGCCAGATCGCCTTCTTCGATTTCGAACGGCGCGTCCACACCGAGCGGCGCGAGGGCGAACTGACGTCGGACCGCATCGGCGAGATCTGGATGGCGGTGCAGACCGAGAGCCTGGGACCGGCGCTGCGCTTCGACGAGGGATACCGGCACTACTGGTCCTACATCCCCCACTTCATCCACTCGCCCTTCTACGTCTATGCCTACGCCTTCGGCGACTGCCTGGTGAACTCGCTCTACGCGGTGTATCAGGACGCGGAGACGGGCTTCGCCGAGAAGTATCTGGCGATGCTGTCGGCCGGCGGCACGCTGCGCCACAAGGAACTGCTGGCCCCCTTCGGCCTCGATGCCTCGGACCCGGCCTTCTGGCAGAAGGGACTCGGCGTCATCCGCGGCTTCATCGACGAGCTGGAAGCCGGCGAGGCGAAAACCTGA
- a CDS encoding bacteriohemerythrin, giving the protein MLATTTPAAPAADVPATDVPLLGYAVMDQDHVDSVVLLRAACDAPAGQLQAPFAAFAKHLREHFSRENALMTRYGFFALHCHKDEHARVLKVVATMEAELEEGKEARARLYVTELFPDWFHTHLATMDRVTADFLAQVEG; this is encoded by the coding sequence ATGCTTGCCACCACCACGCCCGCCGCCCCCGCGGCTGATGTGCCTGCCACCGACGTCCCCCTCCTCGGCTACGCGGTGATGGACCAGGACCATGTCGATTCGGTCGTCCTGCTGCGGGCGGCCTGCGACGCCCCGGCCGGCCAGCTTCAGGCCCCCTTCGCCGCCTTCGCCAAGCATCTGCGCGAGCATTTCTCCCGCGAGAACGCGCTGATGACCCGGTATGGCTTCTTCGCCCTGCATTGCCACAAGGACGAGCATGCCCGCGTGCTGAAGGTGGTCGCGACCATGGAGGCAGAATTGGAAGAGGGCAAGGAAGCCCGCGCCCGGCTCTACGTGACCGAGCTGTTCCCCGACTGGTTCCACACCCATCTGGCGACGATGGACCGGGTGACCGCGGATTTCCTGGCACAGGTGGAGGGGTAA
- a CDS encoding class I SAM-dependent methyltransferase — translation MGGWTEGYVGGIDYIRAVYRDWSPAMLCFALTLRGWRPPEALRHGRFTMAEPGCGHGLTSALLAGAHPTARFEAMDFNPSHIAGTRRLAADAGLGNAAFLEESFAEYARRDGPMLDAVALHGVWSWVSAENRAILLEVLRRRLAPGGVVFVSYNALPGTLAHMPLRRLLVERCAEGDGPLPERIAAAVEFAARMAAQGGGWFANTDGVVERIEQLRHKSPNYIAHEYLNGDWTAFYHADVARELAAAKLEFAGAAVPMEQLDDLILSPAQRAMADEARDPAKAETLRDVMTNRSFRRDLFVKGGERLGLAERRLLLGETRFTLLVTADDLPEVASTPAGRLPFPQSLYHPLGEALAEGAQSFDALLARPALAAQGEDAVLRALVLLTSLSLAAPVMPEDGFTERRVSCDRFNAAVLDRHRFADTPGQLASPLLGAGVPVSRVEALFLLAARLNEEPAAFTWRHLSADGIVLGRNGERCEGDDASRAELTRRHAFFAQRRLPLLESLGVA, via the coding sequence ATGGGCGGCTGGACCGAAGGCTATGTCGGCGGCATCGACTATATCCGCGCCGTTTATCGCGACTGGTCGCCGGCCATGCTCTGCTTCGCCCTGACTCTGCGCGGCTGGCGTCCGCCCGAGGCGCTGCGCCATGGCCGCTTCACCATGGCGGAGCCCGGCTGCGGCCACGGCCTGACCAGCGCGCTGCTGGCCGGTGCCCATCCAACGGCCCGGTTCGAGGCGATGGACTTCAACCCCTCCCACATCGCCGGCACCCGCCGACTGGCCGCCGATGCAGGGCTGGGAAATGCCGCGTTCCTGGAGGAAAGCTTCGCCGAGTATGCACGGCGCGACGGGCCGATGCTGGACGCGGTCGCGCTGCACGGCGTCTGGTCCTGGGTCAGTGCGGAGAACCGGGCGATCCTGCTGGAGGTGCTGCGCCGCCGGCTGGCGCCGGGCGGCGTGGTCTTCGTCAGCTACAACGCCCTGCCAGGCACGCTGGCCCACATGCCGCTGCGCCGCCTGCTGGTGGAGCGTTGCGCCGAGGGCGACGGCCCCCTGCCCGAGCGGATCGCCGCCGCGGTGGAGTTCGCCGCCCGGATGGCGGCGCAGGGCGGCGGCTGGTTCGCCAACACCGATGGCGTGGTCGAGCGGATCGAGCAGCTTCGCCACAAATCACCGAACTACATCGCCCACGAATATCTGAACGGCGACTGGACCGCCTTCTACCATGCCGACGTGGCGCGTGAGCTTGCGGCCGCCAAGCTGGAATTTGCCGGCGCCGCCGTGCCGATGGAACAGTTGGACGATCTCATCCTCTCCCCCGCCCAGCGGGCGATGGCGGATGAGGCGCGCGATCCAGCCAAGGCGGAGACCCTGCGCGACGTGATGACCAACCGCAGCTTCCGCCGCGACCTGTTCGTGAAGGGCGGCGAGCGGCTGGGGCTGGCCGAACGACGCCTGCTGCTGGGAGAAACCCGGTTCACCCTTCTGGTGACGGCCGACGATTTGCCGGAGGTGGCCTCCACCCCGGCCGGCCGCCTGCCCTTCCCGCAGTCCCTCTACCATCCGCTGGGCGAGGCGCTGGCCGAAGGCGCCCAGAGCTTCGACGCACTGCTCGCCCGCCCGGCCCTGGCGGCACAGGGGGAAGACGCGGTGCTGCGCGCCTTGGTCCTGCTGACCAGCCTGTCCTTGGCGGCGCCGGTGATGCCCGAGGATGGCTTTACCGAACGGAGGGTCTCCTGTGACCGCTTCAACGCCGCGGTTCTGGATCGCCACCGCTTCGCCGACACGCCGGGACAACTCGCCTCGCCGCTGTTGGGCGCCGGGGTGCCGGTGTCGCGGGTCGAGGCGCTGTTCCTACTCGCCGCCCGTCTGAACGAAGAGCCTGCCGCCTTCACTTGGCGCCATCTGTCGGCCGACGGCATCGTGCTGGGCCGCAACGGCGAGCGCTGCGAGGGGGATGACGCCAGCCGTGCGGAACTTACGCGCCGCCATGCGTTCTTCGCGCAACGACGCTTGCCACTGCTGGAAAGTCTGGGGGTGGCTTGA
- the hisE gene encoding phosphoribosyl-ATP diphosphatase, whose protein sequence is MTDDLIRLYAAILDRQQMDPAQSKTARLIAAGPKKIAKKVGEEAVEVALDAMNEDREGVINESADLLYNLSVLWATLNIHPDDVFAEIRRREALYGIAEKLPKTVPER, encoded by the coding sequence ATGACCGACGACCTGATCCGCCTTTATGCCGCCATCCTCGACCGCCAGCAGATGGACCCGGCGCAGTCCAAGACCGCACGGCTGATCGCTGCCGGGCCCAAGAAGATCGCCAAGAAGGTTGGCGAGGAGGCGGTCGAAGTGGCGTTGGACGCCATGAACGAGGATCGCGAGGGCGTGATCAACGAAAGCGCCGACCTGCTCTATAACCTGTCGGTGCTGTGGGCGACGCTGAACATCCATCCAGACGATGTCTTCGCCGAGATCCGCCGGCGTGAGGCGCTCTACGGAATCGCCGAGAAGCTGCCGAAGACCGTGCCGGAGCGCTGA
- the phoU gene encoding phosphate signaling complex protein PhoU, whose translation MKTSAPHIVSAFEDALKRLKSAIVQMAGAAETQIDQALTCLAQRNPELAREIVESDARLDSFEHDIEAHCMRLLALRQPVADDLREVIAALKIAGNLERIGDHAANTAKRAVAIFSLSDSGSLAGLPQLGRLVRERLSAVIDAYVDNDGEAALRIWRTDDEVDALYTSLVAEVERSALAAPEQFTAHMHMMMIAKNLERIGDHATNIAEVVYFVSTGQTLLDQRPKADHSYDPVG comes from the coding sequence ATGAAGACCTCCGCTCCGCACATCGTGTCCGCGTTCGAGGACGCGCTGAAGCGGCTGAAATCCGCCATCGTTCAGATGGCCGGCGCTGCGGAGACGCAGATCGACCAGGCTCTGACCTGCCTGGCCCAGCGCAATCCCGAGCTTGCGCGGGAAATCGTGGAGTCGGATGCCCGACTCGACTCCTTCGAGCACGACATCGAAGCCCATTGCATGCGCCTGCTGGCTTTGCGCCAGCCGGTGGCCGACGACCTGCGCGAAGTGATCGCGGCGCTGAAGATCGCCGGTAACCTGGAACGCATCGGCGACCATGCCGCCAACACCGCCAAGCGCGCCGTCGCCATCTTCAGCCTGTCGGACTCCGGGTCGCTGGCGGGGCTGCCGCAGTTGGGCCGGCTGGTGCGCGAACGGCTCAGTGCCGTGATCGACGCCTATGTCGACAATGACGGCGAGGCCGCCTTGCGGATCTGGCGCACCGACGACGAGGTGGACGCGCTGTACACCAGCCTCGTTGCCGAGGTGGAGCGGTCCGCACTGGCTGCGCCTGAGCAGTTCACGGCCCACATGCACATGATGATGATCGCGAAGAATCTGGAGCGCATCGGCGACCACGCCACGAATATCGCCGAGGTCGTCTATTTCGTCAGCACCGGCCAGACATTGCTGGACCAGCGTCCGAAGGCCGACCATTCCTACGATCCGGTGGGCTGA
- a CDS encoding TIGR00645 family protein, with protein MIERRFEQVIFASRWLLAPFYLGLVVSLGALLVKFTQEILHIIPHVLEMSEKDVLLAVLTLIDLSFAGNLLLMVIFAGYENFVSKIDVANHEDRPDWMGKVDFGGLKLKLIASIVAISGIHLLKAFMNLSQTSRDELMWLVIIHMTFVISGVLLACMDRLEGHHGPAHKPAEKAGAKSSADHH; from the coding sequence ATGATCGAACGCCGCTTTGAACAGGTCATCTTCGCCAGCCGCTGGCTGCTCGCCCCCTTCTATCTGGGGCTCGTCGTCTCTCTCGGCGCCCTGCTGGTGAAGTTCACGCAAGAGATCCTGCACATCATCCCGCATGTACTGGAAATGAGCGAGAAGGACGTGCTGCTGGCCGTTCTGACGCTGATCGACCTGTCCTTCGCGGGCAACCTTCTGCTGATGGTGATCTTCGCGGGATACGAGAACTTCGTCTCCAAGATCGACGTCGCCAATCACGAAGACCGGCCGGACTGGATGGGCAAGGTCGATTTCGGTGGATTGAAGCTGAAACTGATCGCCTCCATCGTCGCCATCTCGGGCATTCACCTGCTGAAGGCCTTCATGAACCTGTCGCAGACCTCGCGCGACGAGTTGATGTGGCTGGTGATCATCCACATGACCTTCGTGATTTCCGGTGTCCTTCTCGCTTGCATGGACCGGCTGGAAGGTCATCATGGGCCCGCACACAAACCGGCAGAGAAAGCCGGCGCGAAATCATCGGCGGATCATCACTGA